In one Antennarius striatus isolate MH-2024 chromosome 15, ASM4005453v1, whole genome shotgun sequence genomic region, the following are encoded:
- the grin1a gene encoding glutamate receptor ionotropic, NMDA 1a isoform X1, with protein MRLFLSAVLFCCSCAQAGCEPKIVNIGAVLSQKRYEQVFKDAVTQANQIYGRDKFKLTAISVTHKANAIQMALSVCEDLISSQVYAILVSHPPQSNDHLTPTPVSYTAGFYRIPVVGLTTRMSIYSDKSIHLSFLRTVPPYSHQAHVWFDLMREFNWNHIILIVSDDHEGRAAQKRLETLLEERETKNKKRNYENLDQLSFDNKRGPKAEKVLQFSQETNLTALLLEAKELEARVIILSASEEDAAAVYKAARFLNMTGSGYVWLVGEREMSGKALGEAPDGLIGLQLINGKNESAHINDAVAVVAQSIQELFEKENITEPPRGCVGNTNIWKTGPLFKRVLMSSKYPEGLTGRVEFNDDGDRKYAHYSILNYQKSRLIQVGIYNGTQVVMNNQRKIIWPGGETEKPQGFQMSTRLKIVTIHQEPFVYVKPTQPDGTCKEEMTLNGVLIKKVICTGPNETIPGRPIVPQCCYGFCIDLLIKLAMTMNFTYEVHLVADGKFGTQERVNNSNKKEWNGMMGELLGGLADMIVAPLTINNERAQYIEFSKPFKYQGLTILVKKEIPRSTLDSFMQPFQSTLWLLVGLSVHVVAVMLYLLDRFSPFGRFKVNSEEEEEDALTLSSAMWFSWGVLLNSGIGEGAPRSFSARILGMVWAGFAMIIVASYTANLAAFLVLDRPEERITGINDPRLRNPSDKFIYATVKQSSVDIYFRRQVELSTMYRHMEKHNYESAAEAIQAVRDNKLHAFIWDSAVLEFEASQKCDLVTTGELFFRSGFGIGMRKDSPWKQNVSLAILSSHENGFMEDLDKTWVRYQECDSRSNAPATLTFENMAGVFMLVAGGIAAGIFLIFIEIAYKRHKDARRKQMQLAFAAVNVWRKNLQENKEVSGSQAVPGTPSLPSSSLETQDDRKSGRAEPDPKKKASFRSISTSLASSIKRRRSSKDTQYPPTDITGQLNLSDPSVSTVV; from the exons ATGCGTCTGTTCCTGTCCGCGGTGctcttctgctgctcctgcgCGCAGGCCGGCTGCGAGCCGAAGATCGTCAACATCGGAGCCGTCCTGAGCCAGAAGAGGTACGAGCAGGTCTTCAAAGATGCCGTGACTCAAGCCAACCAGATATACGGCAGGGACAAATTCAAGCTGACCGCCATCTCCGTCACGCACAAGGCCAACGCCATCCAGATGGCTCTGTCCGTCTGCGAGGACCTCATCTCCAGCCAG GTGTACGCTATCCTGGTGAGTCACCCTCCCCAGTCCAACGACCACCTCACTCCAACACCCGTCTCCTACACCGCAGGCTTTTACCGCATCCCCGTGGTAGGACTCACCACCCGGATGTCCATCTACTCCGACAAg AGCATCCACCTGTCCTTCCTGCGGACGGTCCCTCCCTACTCCCACCAGGCCCACGTGTGGTTCGATCTGATGCGCGAGTTCAACTGGAACCACATCATCCTGATAGTGAGCGACGACCACGAGGGGCGGGCCGCTCAGAAGAGGCTGGAGACCCtcctggaggagagagaaactAAG aataaaaaaaggaactATGAAAACCTCGACCAACTGTCCTTTGACAACAAGCGAGGACCTAAG GCAGAGAAAGTCCTCCAGTTCAGCCAGGAGACTAACTTAACTGCCCTGTTGCTGGAGGCAAAAGAGCTGGAGGCCCGAGTCATCATCCTGTCTGCCAG TGAGGAAGACGCTGCTGCGGTTTACAAGGCCGCCCGCTTCCTCAACATGACGGGCTCGGGCTACGTGTGGCTGGTGGGCGAGAGGGAGATGTCGGGTAAAGCGCTGGGCGAGGCGCCAGACG GTCTGATCggcctccagctcatcaatggGAAGAACGAGTCAGCACATATCAATGACGCGGTGGCTGTGGTGGCTCAGTCCATCCAGGAGCTCTTTGAGAAGGAGAACATTACAGAACCCCCCAGGGGATGCGTGGGCAACACCAACATCTGGAAAACGGGGCCTCTCTTCAAACG GGTGTTGATGTCATCTAAATACCCAGAAGGCCTCACGGGACGTGTGGAGTTCAATGACGATGGCGACAGGAAGTACGCCCACTACAGCATCCTCAACTATCAGAAGAGCCGACTCATTCAGGTCGGCATATACAACGGAACGCAG GTGGTGATGAACAATCAGAGGAAGATCATCTGGCCCggaggagagacggagaaacCGCAGGGCTTCCAGATGTCCACTCGATTGAAG ATTGTGACGATCCACCAGGAGCCGTTCGTGTACGTGAAACCCACCCAGCCAGACGGGACGTGCAAAGAGGAAATGACGCTGAATGGAGTCCTAATTAAAAAGGTTATCTGCACTGGGCCCAATGAAACCATCCCAG GACGCCCCATCGTACCCCAATGCTGCTACGGCTTCTGCATCGACCTCCTCATCAAGTTGGCCATGACCATGAACTTCACCTATGAGGTGCACCtggtggctgatgggaaatTTGGAACTCAAGAGCGG GTGAACAACAGTAACAAGAAAGAGTGGAATGGCATGATGGGGGAGCTCCTGGGGGGTCTGGCTGACATGATCGTTGCCCCGCTGACCATTAACAACGAACGGGCCCAGTACATCGAGTTCTCCAAACCCTTTAAATATCAGGGCCTCACCATCCTGGTTAAAAAG gaaATCCCTCGCAGCACGCTGGACTCGTTCATGCAGCCGTTCCAGAGCACGCTGTGGCTGCTGGTGGGTCTGTCGGTGCATGTGGTGGCGGTGATGCTTTACCTACTAGACCGGTTCAG CCCGTTTGGAAGATTTAAAGTaaacagtgaagaagaagaggaagatgccCTCACCTTATCGTCTGCTATGTGGTTCTCTTGGGGAGTGTTGCTGAACTCTGGAATAGGAGAAG GCGCGCCACGCAGCTTCTCAGCAAGAATCCTGGGAATGGTTTGGGCCGGCTTTGCTATGATCATTGTGGCCTCTTACACTGCCAACCTGGCTGCCTTCCTGGTGTTGGACCGGCCTGAGGAACGCATCACCGGTATCAATGACCCGAGG CTGAGAAACCCATCGGACAAATTCATCTACGCCACGGTGAAGCAGAGCTCCGTGGACATCTACTTCCGGCGTCAGGTGGAGCTTAGCACCATGTACCGCCACATGGAGAAGCACAACTATGAGAGTGCTGCCGAGGCTATCCAAGCAGTGCGTGACAA CAAGCTGCATGCTTTCATCTGGGACTCTGCGGTGCTGGAGTTTGAAGCCTCGCAGAAGTGCGACCTGGTGACCACGGGAGAGCTGTTTTTCCGTTCGGGCTTTGGCATTGGCATGCGCAAGGACAGCCCCTGGAAACAGAATGTGTCCCTGGCCATTCTCAG TTCTCATGAGAACGGCTTCATGGAGGACCTAGATAAAACCTGGGTGAGATACCAGGAGTGTGACTCAAGGAGCAATGCCCCAGCCACACTCACCTTTGAAAACATGGCAG GGGTCTTCATGCTGGTGGCCGGAGGTATTGCGGCAGGGATATTCCTCATCTTCATTGAAATCGCCTATAAGCGCCATAAAGACGCCCGCAGGAAGCAGATGCAGCTGGCCTTTGCGGCAGTCAATGTCTGGAGGAAGAACCTGCAG GAGAATAAGGAGGTTTCTGGAAGTCAAGCTGTGCCTGGGACTCCCTCATTA
- the grin1a gene encoding glutamate receptor ionotropic, NMDA 1a isoform X2, with product MRLFLSAVLFCCSCAQAGCEPKIVNIGAVLSQKRYEQVFKDAVTQANQIYGRDKFKLTAISVTHKANAIQMALSVCEDLISSQVYAILVSHPPQSNDHLTPTPVSYTAGFYRIPVVGLTTRMSIYSDKSIHLSFLRTVPPYSHQAHVWFDLMREFNWNHIILIVSDDHEGRAAQKRLETLLEERETKNKKRNYENLDQLSFDNKRGPKAEKVLQFSQETNLTALLLEAKELEARVIILSASEEDAAAVYKAARFLNMTGSGYVWLVGEREMSGKALGEAPDGLIGLQLINGKNESAHINDAVAVVAQSIQELFEKENITEPPRGCVGNTNIWKTGPLFKRVLMSSKYPEGLTGRVEFNDDGDRKYAHYSILNYQKSRLIQVGIYNGTQVVMNNQRKIIWPGGETEKPQGFQMSTRLKIVTIHQEPFVYVKPTQPDGTCKEEMTLNGVLIKKVICTGPNETIPGRPIVPQCCYGFCIDLLIKLAMTMNFTYEVHLVADGKFGTQERVNNSNKKEWNGMMGELLGGLADMIVAPLTINNERAQYIEFSKPFKYQGLTILVKKEIPRSTLDSFMQPFQSTLWLLVGLSVHVVAVMLYLLDRFSPFGRFKVNSEEEEEDALTLSSAMWFSWGVLLNSGIGEGAPRSFSARILGMVWAGFAMIIVASYTANLAAFLVLDRPEERITGINDPRLRNPSDKFIYATVKQSSVDIYFRRQVELSTMYRHMEKHNYESAAEAIQAVRDNKLHAFIWDSAVLEFEASQKCDLVTTGELFFRSGFGIGMRKDSPWKQNVSLAILSSHENGFMEDLDKTWVRYQECDSRSNAPATLTFENMAGVFMLVAGGIAAGIFLIFIEIAYKRHKDARRKQMQLAFAAVNVWRKNLQQYPPTDITGQLNLSDPSVSTVV from the exons ATGCGTCTGTTCCTGTCCGCGGTGctcttctgctgctcctgcgCGCAGGCCGGCTGCGAGCCGAAGATCGTCAACATCGGAGCCGTCCTGAGCCAGAAGAGGTACGAGCAGGTCTTCAAAGATGCCGTGACTCAAGCCAACCAGATATACGGCAGGGACAAATTCAAGCTGACCGCCATCTCCGTCACGCACAAGGCCAACGCCATCCAGATGGCTCTGTCCGTCTGCGAGGACCTCATCTCCAGCCAG GTGTACGCTATCCTGGTGAGTCACCCTCCCCAGTCCAACGACCACCTCACTCCAACACCCGTCTCCTACACCGCAGGCTTTTACCGCATCCCCGTGGTAGGACTCACCACCCGGATGTCCATCTACTCCGACAAg AGCATCCACCTGTCCTTCCTGCGGACGGTCCCTCCCTACTCCCACCAGGCCCACGTGTGGTTCGATCTGATGCGCGAGTTCAACTGGAACCACATCATCCTGATAGTGAGCGACGACCACGAGGGGCGGGCCGCTCAGAAGAGGCTGGAGACCCtcctggaggagagagaaactAAG aataaaaaaaggaactATGAAAACCTCGACCAACTGTCCTTTGACAACAAGCGAGGACCTAAG GCAGAGAAAGTCCTCCAGTTCAGCCAGGAGACTAACTTAACTGCCCTGTTGCTGGAGGCAAAAGAGCTGGAGGCCCGAGTCATCATCCTGTCTGCCAG TGAGGAAGACGCTGCTGCGGTTTACAAGGCCGCCCGCTTCCTCAACATGACGGGCTCGGGCTACGTGTGGCTGGTGGGCGAGAGGGAGATGTCGGGTAAAGCGCTGGGCGAGGCGCCAGACG GTCTGATCggcctccagctcatcaatggGAAGAACGAGTCAGCACATATCAATGACGCGGTGGCTGTGGTGGCTCAGTCCATCCAGGAGCTCTTTGAGAAGGAGAACATTACAGAACCCCCCAGGGGATGCGTGGGCAACACCAACATCTGGAAAACGGGGCCTCTCTTCAAACG GGTGTTGATGTCATCTAAATACCCAGAAGGCCTCACGGGACGTGTGGAGTTCAATGACGATGGCGACAGGAAGTACGCCCACTACAGCATCCTCAACTATCAGAAGAGCCGACTCATTCAGGTCGGCATATACAACGGAACGCAG GTGGTGATGAACAATCAGAGGAAGATCATCTGGCCCggaggagagacggagaaacCGCAGGGCTTCCAGATGTCCACTCGATTGAAG ATTGTGACGATCCACCAGGAGCCGTTCGTGTACGTGAAACCCACCCAGCCAGACGGGACGTGCAAAGAGGAAATGACGCTGAATGGAGTCCTAATTAAAAAGGTTATCTGCACTGGGCCCAATGAAACCATCCCAG GACGCCCCATCGTACCCCAATGCTGCTACGGCTTCTGCATCGACCTCCTCATCAAGTTGGCCATGACCATGAACTTCACCTATGAGGTGCACCtggtggctgatgggaaatTTGGAACTCAAGAGCGG GTGAACAACAGTAACAAGAAAGAGTGGAATGGCATGATGGGGGAGCTCCTGGGGGGTCTGGCTGACATGATCGTTGCCCCGCTGACCATTAACAACGAACGGGCCCAGTACATCGAGTTCTCCAAACCCTTTAAATATCAGGGCCTCACCATCCTGGTTAAAAAG gaaATCCCTCGCAGCACGCTGGACTCGTTCATGCAGCCGTTCCAGAGCACGCTGTGGCTGCTGGTGGGTCTGTCGGTGCATGTGGTGGCGGTGATGCTTTACCTACTAGACCGGTTCAG CCCGTTTGGAAGATTTAAAGTaaacagtgaagaagaagaggaagatgccCTCACCTTATCGTCTGCTATGTGGTTCTCTTGGGGAGTGTTGCTGAACTCTGGAATAGGAGAAG GCGCGCCACGCAGCTTCTCAGCAAGAATCCTGGGAATGGTTTGGGCCGGCTTTGCTATGATCATTGTGGCCTCTTACACTGCCAACCTGGCTGCCTTCCTGGTGTTGGACCGGCCTGAGGAACGCATCACCGGTATCAATGACCCGAGG CTGAGAAACCCATCGGACAAATTCATCTACGCCACGGTGAAGCAGAGCTCCGTGGACATCTACTTCCGGCGTCAGGTGGAGCTTAGCACCATGTACCGCCACATGGAGAAGCACAACTATGAGAGTGCTGCCGAGGCTATCCAAGCAGTGCGTGACAA CAAGCTGCATGCTTTCATCTGGGACTCTGCGGTGCTGGAGTTTGAAGCCTCGCAGAAGTGCGACCTGGTGACCACGGGAGAGCTGTTTTTCCGTTCGGGCTTTGGCATTGGCATGCGCAAGGACAGCCCCTGGAAACAGAATGTGTCCCTGGCCATTCTCAG TTCTCATGAGAACGGCTTCATGGAGGACCTAGATAAAACCTGGGTGAGATACCAGGAGTGTGACTCAAGGAGCAATGCCCCAGCCACACTCACCTTTGAAAACATGGCAG GGGTCTTCATGCTGGTGGCCGGAGGTATTGCGGCAGGGATATTCCTCATCTTCATTGAAATCGCCTATAAGCGCCATAAAGACGCCCGCAGGAAGCAGATGCAGCTGGCCTTTGCGGCAGTCAATGTCTGGAGGAAGAACCTGCAG
- the LOC137608887 gene encoding uncharacterized protein, which translates to MAETEFFKSEEGRDLPASEETCERVPRTPTGEDRSHESDSVVQPLLRHAYQDSCDENYKASMQTATAGADPETSVPQEQELAIRDQCDCTGSVRSVCSSSSSSSSSRRECPICSEQFDVHGDHRVTLLNCDHALCHNCTAGIMRRAKEPGRLRCPFCRQTTPFPQWEIRMLQEESYYCGGVYEAGPALVVGPGPDLQVIPARRQQEARMHTSISPSCLVRGLRLMRLHSLCVSFTVFLLLFLLCWVAFCIFVPLIILSKVFSNG; encoded by the coding sequence atggctGAAACAGAATTCTTTAAATCGGAGGAAGGAAGGGACCTGCCAGCTTCAGAGGAGACTTGTGAGAGAGTTCCACGCACACCGACGGGTGAAGACCGATCACATGAGAGCGACTCGGTCGTGCAGCCTCTGCTCCGGCACGCATATCAGGACAGCTGTGATGAAAATTACAAAGCAAGCATGCAAACAGCGACAGCTGGCGCTGACCCAGAGACATCTGTTCCACAAGAGCAGGAATTGGCTATCAGGGATCAGTGCGACTGCACTGGAAGTGTCAGGagtgtgtgcagcagcagcagcagcagcagcagcagccggcgGGAGTGTCCGATCTGCAGCGAGCAGTTCGACGTTCACGGAGATCACCGCGTCACCTTACTCAACTGCGACCACGCGCTGTGCCACAACTGTACAGCCGGCATCATGAGGCGGGCCAAGGAGCCGGGGCGGCTGCGGTGCCCTTTCTGTCGACAGACCACCCCGTTCCCGCAGTGGGAGATCAGAATGCTGCAGGAGGAGTCGTACTACTGCGGGGGTGTTTACGAGGCCGGACCGGCCCTCGTCGTCGGTCCCGGCCCTGACCTCCAGGTCATCCCAGCGAGGAGGCAACAGGAGGCGCGGATGCACACGAGCATCTCCCCCTCCTGTCTGGTCAGAGGGCTGAGACTGATGCGACTGCACTCCCTCTGCGTCTCCTTCACCGTCTTCCTGTTGCTCTTCCTGCTCTGCTGGGTCGCTTTCTGTATATTTGTTCCTCTTATAATTCTGTCCAAAGTCTTCAGCAACGGCTAA